In one window of Oncorhynchus gorbuscha isolate QuinsamMale2020 ecotype Even-year linkage group LG23, OgorEven_v1.0, whole genome shotgun sequence DNA:
- the LOC124010474 gene encoding heterogeneous nuclear ribonucleoprotein H-like isoform X1 — MSDGEGYVVRVRGLPWSCSVDEIQRFFSDCKIANNGTSIHFASTREGRPSGEAFVELENEDDLKIAVKKDRETIGHRYVEVFKSNNVEMDWVMKHSGSSSPETTGDGLVRLRGLPFGCSKEEIVQFLSGLEIVPNGITLPLDFQGRSTGEAFVQFASQDIAEKALKKHKERIGHRYIEIFKSSRAEVRTHYEPQRKPMGMQRTGPYDRPSGGRGYNMMGGRGGGSYDRARRGGYGGGVSDGRYGDSSSSFQSTTGHCVHMRGLPYRATETDIYNFFSPLNPVRVHVEIGPDGRVTGEADVEFATHEDAVTAMSKDKANMQHRYVELFLNSTAGGSNGSYGSPMQGGMGSQSSYSSGGLNSGYSGGYSSQGSMGGYSDYSNQGGMSSSYYSGGGRGDRSSNGLGAGWGM; from the exons ATGTCTGATGGAGAGGGTTACGTGGTGCGTGTGAGAGGTCTACCATGGTCCTGCTCTGTGGATGAAATACAGAGGTTCTTCTCAG ATTGTAAAATCGCCAACAATGGCACCAGCATCCATTTTGCCTCCACACGCGAGGGCAGACCCAGTGGAGAGGCCTTCGTTGAGCTGGAGAACGAGGATGACCTGAAGATCGCTGTGAAGAAGGACAGAGAAACCATTGGCCACAGATAtgtggaag TGTTCAAATCCAACAATGTGGAGATGGACTGGGTGATGAAACATTCTGGTTCAAGCAGCCCAGAGACGACTGGAGACGGCCTGGTCAGGCTCCGAGGCCTCCCCTTCGGCTGCAGCAAGGAGGAGATAGTCCAGTTCCTCTCAG GGTTGGAAATCGTGCCAAATGGGATAACATTGCCGCTGGACTTCCAGGGGAGGAGTACGGGGGAGGCCTTCGTGCAGTTTGCTTCACAGGATATAGCTGAAAAGGCTCTAAAGAAACACAAGGAAAGAATAGGGCACAG GTACATTGAGATCTTCAAGAGCAGCCGTGCCGAGGTGAGGACCCACTACGAACCCCAGAGGAAACCTATGGGGATGCAGAGAACGGGGCCCTATGACAGACCGTCTGGGGGCCGTGGGTACAACATGATGGGGGGCCGAGGAGGGGGCTCTTACGACAGGGCCAGACGCGGAGGTtatggtggag GTGTGTCTGATGGGAGGTATGGTGACAGTAGCTCCTCCTTCCAGAGCACCACGGGTCACTGTGTTCACATGAGGGGTCTGCCCTACAGAGCCACAGAGACTGACATCTACAAT TTCTTTTCTCCTCTGAACCCAGTGAGAGTGCATGTAGAGATCGGGCCAGACGGCAGAGTGACAGGAGAGGCTGATGTGGAGTTTGCTACACACGAGGATGCTGTGACAGCCATGTCGAAGGACAAGGCCAACATGC AGCACCGCTATGTGGAGCTGTTCCTCAACTCTACAGCAGGGGGCAGTAATGGCTCATACGGCAGTCCAATGCAGGGGGGTATGGGGAGCCAGTCCTCCTATAGCAGTGGAGGGCTGAACTCTGGATACTCTGGAGGCTACAGCAGCCAGGGCAGCATGGGAGGTTACAGTGACTATA gtaACCAGGGCGGTATGAGCAGCAGTTACTATAGCGGCGGTGGACGAGGAGACAGAAGTTCCAATGGCCTGGGGGCAGGATGGGGGATGTAG
- the LOC124010474 gene encoding heterogeneous nuclear ribonucleoprotein H-like isoform X2, giving the protein MSDGEGYVVRVRGLPWSCSVDEIQRFFSDCKIANNGTSIHFASTREGRPSGEAFVELENEDDLKIAVKKDRETIGHRYVEVFKSNNVEMDWVMKHSGSSSPETTGDGLVRLRGLPFGCSKEEIVQFLSGLEIVPNGITLPLDFQGRSTGEAFVQFASQDIAEKALKKHKERIGHRYIEIFKSSRAEVRTHYEPQRKPMGMQRTGPYDRPSGGRGYNMMGGRGGGSYDRARRGGYGGGVSDGRYGDSSSSFQSTTGHCVHMRGLPYRATETDIYNFFSPLNPVRVHVEIGPDGRVTGEADVEFATHEDAVTAMSKDKANMQHRYVELFLNSTAGGSNGSYGSPMQGGMGSQSSYSSGGLNSGYSGGYSSQGSMGGYSDYIR; this is encoded by the exons ATGTCTGATGGAGAGGGTTACGTGGTGCGTGTGAGAGGTCTACCATGGTCCTGCTCTGTGGATGAAATACAGAGGTTCTTCTCAG ATTGTAAAATCGCCAACAATGGCACCAGCATCCATTTTGCCTCCACACGCGAGGGCAGACCCAGTGGAGAGGCCTTCGTTGAGCTGGAGAACGAGGATGACCTGAAGATCGCTGTGAAGAAGGACAGAGAAACCATTGGCCACAGATAtgtggaag TGTTCAAATCCAACAATGTGGAGATGGACTGGGTGATGAAACATTCTGGTTCAAGCAGCCCAGAGACGACTGGAGACGGCCTGGTCAGGCTCCGAGGCCTCCCCTTCGGCTGCAGCAAGGAGGAGATAGTCCAGTTCCTCTCAG GGTTGGAAATCGTGCCAAATGGGATAACATTGCCGCTGGACTTCCAGGGGAGGAGTACGGGGGAGGCCTTCGTGCAGTTTGCTTCACAGGATATAGCTGAAAAGGCTCTAAAGAAACACAAGGAAAGAATAGGGCACAG GTACATTGAGATCTTCAAGAGCAGCCGTGCCGAGGTGAGGACCCACTACGAACCCCAGAGGAAACCTATGGGGATGCAGAGAACGGGGCCCTATGACAGACCGTCTGGGGGCCGTGGGTACAACATGATGGGGGGCCGAGGAGGGGGCTCTTACGACAGGGCCAGACGCGGAGGTtatggtggag GTGTGTCTGATGGGAGGTATGGTGACAGTAGCTCCTCCTTCCAGAGCACCACGGGTCACTGTGTTCACATGAGGGGTCTGCCCTACAGAGCCACAGAGACTGACATCTACAAT TTCTTTTCTCCTCTGAACCCAGTGAGAGTGCATGTAGAGATCGGGCCAGACGGCAGAGTGACAGGAGAGGCTGATGTGGAGTTTGCTACACACGAGGATGCTGTGACAGCCATGTCGAAGGACAAGGCCAACATGC AGCACCGCTATGTGGAGCTGTTCCTCAACTCTACAGCAGGGGGCAGTAATGGCTCATACGGCAGTCCAATGCAGGGGGGTATGGGGAGCCAGTCCTCCTATAGCAGTGGAGGGCTGAACTCTGGATACTCTGGAGGCTACAGCAGCCAGGGCAGCATGGGAGGTTACAGTGACTATA tcaggtaA